In Choloepus didactylus isolate mChoDid1 chromosome 6, mChoDid1.pri, whole genome shotgun sequence, one DNA window encodes the following:
- the LOC119537269 gene encoding small ubiquitin-related modifier 1-like, translating to MSDQEVKPSTEDLGDKKEGEYIKLKVIGQDSNEIHFKVKMTTHLKKLKESYCQRQGVPMNSLRFLFEGQRIADNHTPKELGMEEEDVIEVYQEQMGSFNSLDIL from the coding sequence ATGTCTGACCAGGAAGTGAAACCTTCAACTGAGGACTTGGGGGATAAGAAAGAAGGCGAATACATTAAACTGAAAGTCATTGGACAGGATAGCAATGAGATTCACTTCAAGGTGAAAATGACAACACATCTCAAGAAACTCAAGGAATCATACTGTCAAAGACAGGGCGTTCCAATGAATTCACTCAGGTTTCTCTTTGAAGGTCAGAGAATTGCTGATAAtcacactccaaaagaactgggTATGGAGGAAGAAGATGTGATTGAAGTATATCAGGAACAAATGGGGTCATTCAACAGtttagatattctttaa